One genomic window of Pseudomonas sp. LFM046 includes the following:
- a CDS encoding DUF3299 domain-containing protein, giving the protein MRRFACLLLLFCCTLARAELPETDWLELMPPEDRKALEEMPEISHDTPEADGTFEQKGGLKQQDKNLPDVMYSAKTVAALDGKQIHIGGYPVPLESDDKGRSTLFFLVPYPGACIHVPPPPPNQIVLVRYPKGIALDDIYAPLWVDGTLKVEQVSNDLAEAAYAMDAAQVRLVEESDL; this is encoded by the coding sequence ATGCGCCGTTTCGCCTGCCTGCTCCTGTTGTTCTGCTGCACCCTCGCCCGTGCTGAACTCCCCGAAACCGACTGGCTGGAACTGATGCCGCCCGAGGACCGCAAGGCCCTGGAGGAGATGCCTGAAATCAGCCACGACACCCCCGAAGCCGATGGCACCTTCGAGCAGAAGGGCGGCCTCAAGCAGCAGGACAAGAACCTGCCGGACGTGATGTATTCGGCGAAGACCGTGGCCGCACTGGATGGCAAGCAGATCCACATCGGCGGCTATCCGGTGCCGCTGGAAAGCGACGACAAGGGACGCAGCACCCTGTTCTTCCTGGTGCCTTATCCCGGCGCCTGCATCCACGTCCCGCCGCCCCCGCCGAACCAGATCGTGCTGGTGCGCTACCCCAAGGGCATCGCCCTCGACGACATCTATGCCCCCCTCTGGGTGGACGGCACGCTGAAGGTCGAGCAGGTCAGCAACGACCTGGCCGAGGCCGCCTACGCCATGGATGCGGCGCAGGTGCGCCTGGTGGAGGAAAGCGACCTGTAG
- a CDS encoding GlsB/YeaQ/YmgE family stress response membrane protein, translated as MGIIGTIIIGLIVGLIARFIKPGDDSMGWIMTILLGVGGSLLATYGGQAVGIYQAGQTAGFIGAVVGAVVLLVIYGLVKKS; from the coding sequence ATGGGCATCATCGGTACCATCATCATCGGGCTGATCGTTGGCCTGATCGCACGTTTCATCAAACCTGGCGACGACAGCATGGGCTGGATCATGACCATCCTGCTCGGCGTGGGCGGTTCGCTGCTGGCCACCTACGGCGGCCAGGCTGTGGGCATCTATCAGGCCGGACAGACAGCGGGCTTCATCGGCGCGGTGGTTGGCGCGGTGGTGCTGTTGGTGATCTACGGACTGGTCAAGAAGAGTTAG
- a CDS encoding D-hexose-6-phosphate mutarotase gives MYDETLPTVEQLEVDDLVCWRVHTRHAELLVAQQGAQVLSYQPHGEEPVIWLSDQAEHSKGKSVRGGVPVCWPWFGDLRRNPPEVQGMHQGGPISPAHGLVRELDWQLLGIDSEGDSVRLEFALDTSSEPLPGWPHAAQLKLSILLDEHLQMSLSSRNLGDRPLALSQALHSYFAVSDIREVEVEGLDGCRYFETLEDWQQRQQRGEIRFSGETDRIYQETPHRMAIVDRAWNRRILLEVEGSSSAVVWNPWIDKSRRLSQFAEDAWQGMLCIETARVMDDFLVIKPGEEHLMALRITSKPL, from the coding sequence ATGTACGACGAAACCCTGCCCACCGTGGAACAGCTGGAGGTGGATGATCTGGTCTGCTGGCGGGTCCATACCCGTCACGCGGAATTGCTGGTGGCCCAGCAAGGCGCGCAGGTGCTGAGCTATCAGCCCCATGGCGAGGAGCCGGTGATCTGGCTCAGCGACCAGGCGGAGCACAGCAAGGGCAAGTCCGTGCGCGGCGGCGTGCCCGTGTGCTGGCCCTGGTTCGGCGACCTGCGGCGCAACCCGCCGGAAGTCCAGGGCATGCATCAGGGCGGCCCCATCAGCCCGGCCCACGGCCTGGTGCGCGAGCTCGACTGGCAACTGCTGGGCATTGACAGCGAAGGCGACTCGGTGCGCCTGGAGTTCGCCCTGGACACCAGCAGCGAACCCCTGCCCGGCTGGCCCCATGCCGCACAACTGAAGCTGTCCATCCTGCTGGACGAGCACCTGCAGATGAGCCTTTCCAGCCGCAACCTCGGCGACCGCCCCCTGGCCCTGAGCCAGGCGCTGCACAGCTATTTCGCCGTCAGCGATATCCGTGAGGTGGAAGTGGAGGGCCTGGACGGCTGCCGCTATTTCGAGACCCTGGAAGACTGGCAGCAACGCCAGCAGCGCGGCGAAATCAGATTCAGCGGCGAAACCGACCGCATCTACCAGGAAACGCCCCATCGCATGGCCATCGTCGACCGCGCGTGGAATCGCCGCATCCTGCTGGAAGTGGAAGGTTCATCCTCCGCCGTGGTGTGGAACCCCTGGATCGACAAATCCCGACGCCTGTCCCAGTTTGCCGAGGACGCCTGGCAAGGGATGCTCTGCATCGAGACGGCGCGGGTGATGGACGACTTCCTGGTGATCAAGCCCGGCGAAGAGCACCTGATGGCGCTCAGGATCACCAGCAAGCCACTGTGA